The genomic segment ttgcgacttggtcattgccattctggtaacagctcatttataatgccgtgtcttaaggggttaatgaatgctctctgtactgtcatagcaatgttgttatgatgtagttcagtattttcagcaaatagtgaacaggcccgccggcgaccccatctgcactaagaggctgcaCTGGTCCCTCACACTTCCAAGCTGCTTTTGTACTACTACATCCTTGACTCAGGCCACTGTGgaatattgaagatggaccaattgGCCAAATGACCAAAATGGGCCCTTGCTTCTACTTTGGGTCAGTCTctatgagaaaacaaacaaaaacaaaaacaggggtccgtttctcgattattgttgttgctaaccgtcttaagaccgtcttaagacgtaacaccattctcttggatttagtggtgagcgtggCTGTCgggagagagttgagtcgctcttacgaaggacgttgctaccgttgtTAGCAAAAacactttcgagatacggaccccagtctcgaagagaaaacaaacaaaaacaaaaacagtgtcTGCCCTGGGAACCACTGTCGGCCACCGGGCGGGAAAGTGCCCTgtaagccagatggccagtccagcccttggcGTTCTGCATGTATTCTGATGTGATTAAATTATAATACACATAATCCCTGTTGAAACCATGGCTTTGCTGTCAATCACTTTGTTTGCTGCTGTTTCCCCATATATGTACTGTAGTCTAATGTAAACATTTGCCATTTCGCTGGAGAACTCTCTTGGGGTGTACTAGTAGGCCAGGCTGCACAAGCTGATATAAATAAGTTGCACTGATActattttttggccccgataccgatacccgatacctggctgtgcagtatcggccgataccgataccataccgataccaccctatttgaaatgtatatatatgaagggctgtagtgcatactacttggatgtaaaatcattgcatggctttgtcaggctgctgcctacctttgtgaaacaggaaaaagactaatacaaagtgaatccagcaaaactttttacactttttaaatacctctatgaagtaactaatttcaaggctttttaagtgtcatacaagcatctgtaaatggtatcggtgccccatcggtgttggtactcgccgataccgataccaccatttcagTACCAATccatcggtatcggtgcaacactaaaatAACCTGCCATGACATGCGTAGCCTACTGTACCTGCAATAGTGTTGCAACACGCTGACATAAATAACCTGCCATGACATGCGTAGCCTACTGTACCTGCAATAGTGTTGCAACACGCTGACATAAATAACCTGCCATGACATGCGTAGCCTACTGTACCTGCAATAGTGTTGCAACACGCTGACATAAATAACCTGCCATGACATGCGTAGCCTACTGTACCTGCAATAGTGTTGCAACACGCTGACATAAATAACCTGCCATGACATGCGTATGTCACGGGGGTGACTATGATCTTTGGGGAGATAATTTTAAACGTGCATGTTGGGTTGGGAAACTGAAACGTGGCACAAACTGCTGGCGTCCCTAATTGCCGTGCACACTAATTAGGAACTGGCTACAGGTGGGAGATGACGATGGAGCTGGATGATTGGCTGATATTGGGGTGGGCAAATGTTTTAAAGACTGTTTGTGCATAGACAGGGCAGGAGACGACACTTGGGAGAGAACGCGCAACGAGGCAGGGGAGCGGCGAGGAGATGGCCACCCTCGGGGGGAGGGCAGCACCCAGAGAAGATGCCCAGCCGGTCACCGGTGATGAACCAGGCGAGATGAGCGACGAGTGCGGTCCTATGGACGCTGAACATGACGTGCAGTCTTGAAGACGCCGAACGGTAACCTGACGACTCAAGGTGGGAGCGTGATGGCATATTGCCGGTTGATGAGGTCCGCGTCCCGAGCCGTAGGAGGTGTGCCGTGATGGAAGACAGAAGTTGAAGAGATGAAGTTAAACGCGCGCCTGCGTCCCTGGCATTTGTTCTGCCCTCCCCTCCAAGAAGCTCCAAGTTGGCCTTCCTACCtaactctcgctctctcgcgcgctctctctctctctctctctctctcgctctctctcgctctctctcgctctcgctctcgctctctcgctttcaGCCCCAATGCCGAGAAGTGAAAGAGTCGACGCATCGTCCCTGGGCGGAGCTGGCACCCCCGCTATGATGATCAGCCTAAATGTGTGTCCACACCGTGTGCTCTGGGATTGTTCCACTTCGAACATTGGTTTGCTGTGCTCAACGGATTGCAGTGCTTTTTCATCTAATATCGTAGCCTAACTGGTCATCTTGCAGTGTGCCCAACTTGCCAgtaacctctctctctgcttaagcAGCCGCGACAGGAGATGCTGACTCCACTCCATGGCCCTTCACGAACTCTTGGCACAGgacttgtttttattattttaaacccTTCCCTTTATTAATAAAATATACATGTGTAATCTCAATCCGTTGTCTTGGCATGTTTGTGTGGTGCGTAGTCAACTCCTCTGGGTAATGGGTATTTAACGGGGGCGTcgccagcaaacgcgcgcccccACCTGCGAcacgtagcctactgtacctgCAATAGTGTTGCAACACTTCCTCCTTCATTTCATCATTCATGCAGACCAAGTGCAGCTTGCTGGGCTATTTATAAAGTTTTCCGCTTTCCAATTAGCCTGATGCATCATTTATAAAGTTTTCTGCTTTTAAATGAGCCTGACGCATCATCCGGCTGCTCGCTTGGGAATAACCATGATGCTGCCTTGTGCGCGTGTTATGATCTGAAGGACATGGAAACCCATTATGAACTCTTTGCCAGAGATTGAGAACCCAACCAAAGAACAGGGAGGAAGTGCAATGTATATTGTGATGTAGTTTGTGCACAAACCCACCAGATGCAAAGCCAATTTCCATCCAGCTTCAGATAGTATTGTAATAAATTagtttgcacactgaggaaggcacacgccgaaacgcgtctgtgcacaaaaataaagaagacaaaattgatgcaaggtgcgccccccttctctttgattctaagtattcatttgggacagcacccttaaaagttatcaagaaacctgagtgaagcctgctacctacttgaagTAAATAGTTTAGACCAGGGTCAGAGGGTTACCCGAGGccgggctaccaagggctaccaagggctactgagggctacaaagggctaccaagggctactgagggctacaaagggctactgagggctaccaagggctacagagggctacaaAGGGCTAcaaagggctactgagggctacaaagggctaccgagggctacaaagggctactgagggctaccgagggctactgagggctaccaatgGCTAcaaagggctactgagggctaccgagggctactgagggctaccaatggctaccaagggctacttgtattgtttgttcaaaatcctttactgatgtcttgacatcattcccaaatcagcTCCTGGAGGCCTACCTGGCTAGAGCACGCGGGCACCATATTGGTGACACCTGGTTTAGACCAACCTCCCCCACGAGAAAATGAATTGGAAGTTCCCAGACTACAGTATATCTCCCTTGAGATGTAGTCTACTGATAGGCAGGCTAGCCAGTTGCTAGCAGGTCTCTAAATTAGTCACAtggttttttaatatatttttaggggcttttatgcctttatttgataggacagtctgagatggtgacaggaagcgagtgggacagagagatggggtgggatcgggaaatgaccccggccggactcgaaccggggtccccgtgggcatgcaagcccaaatgtggggggcttagcgcactgcgccacagcgcccccctaaaAATGAATCACATGTTTTTAATACAATTTCTGTTCTGTGTGTTTTGGCAGTGACCCGGCGGGCCCAGACCAAGGGCCATGGCTCTGGGGGTCGGGACAGAGCCCAGTGGGCACAGAGGGACAGAGACCGGAGTCTTGAGCTGGACAGGGACAGGggctctccgtccctctctctgagCCCGTCCCTGCCTCTGACCCCGTCCCTGACCCCGTccctctctctgaccccgtccctgtccccgtccccgtccccctcAGCCCGCTCGTCTGAGCTGGGCCCCGCCCCTGAGGCGCTCATCCAGCCCAGGAAGCTCGTCAACCCCATCAAGGGATCCCGGAGCCACCAGGCCCTGCACAGGGAGCTGCTTCTCTCCAGCCACAGGTAACTTAACATACTGCTCTCACTGCTCCTCTCCAGCCACAGGTAACTTAACTgctttggttgtttgtttgtgtattttttgtttatttgattgTTCACTCATTCATTCGTACGTTCGTTAGTttgttgattgattggttggttgattgattgattgattgattgattgattgattgattgattgattgattgattgatcattcattcattcattcattcattcatttattcattcactcatttacTCATACTTGCTTTATTCAGGACTCAAGAATGgtccataataataatactaataataatataataataataataataataataataataataataatagtacatGATGTATAATATAAGGCATACAAAATCAGCATGATAACCAGCAacacaacaacagaaaaaaacagtataTTCAAATAATTCACACACAAATTAGAATGTCAGCAGTTCCACAGTCTTAGTGAGTGCATACTGTGATCATCATGGGGTTTACCAAGGCTGACACAGCACTGTTAGATGACTCAGACCGCcgcctacaccagtggttcccaacctatgggtcaggacccaacctctgggtcgccaaagatccacggtgggtcgcaaagccctcttgattttacgGGGTTTAAtattaataccatatatagcccatgttgaataaatgacaaagcatttaaactaatatatgcatagaagcaacaaaatgtaagtgatacattaaacagttattcaaTATTTGACATTGAGGAATAAactgataactaatgagttttcgcaggaagcagagaatcatgtgactccctctcgtgcgggcgattgagtcaccaaagcttacaatggtaaaaatatgggtccctgaagtaaaaggttgggaaccactggcctacacatGAGTGCGCTAGTTGGCCACTTGGGGCTCAAACCCACAAGACGCACAGGACAGGCAGATTGTCCTAACTGGTCAGTTTactaaggcccaatctcaattcaccccttggcccgaccccttacccctcccttccgttttgtgtaggggtaggggtaggggtatcccaatagtcgttaaggcagagtgGTAAgggtaagggggagggctttgtagccctaaaaaaggaggggttcggacaggcagactccgtttggaggggtaaggggtagaggtaggggtaggggtaggggtagaaaaatacaaatgggattggccccAAGAATACCCAGATCAAATACAACAATATAACTATGCAGTCATATGGTTGGAAACCTAGAAATATTCTTCGTTTGATACAAACGGAACTCAGAAGTTAAAtagaaaatgtacagtatgctaagAGACACTGAGGTACGATCAGAGCTATTGGTAAAGATTATAattattagtggtgtgcattggcactgccctcactattcgattcgattacgattctggaggtttcgattcgatttgattcaattcgattcaattctaccatgcattgcaatgcattacatttccactgaaagcaaagcaaatgtttcatcagtcatgatgaggcaatacaagtagtcagatactgagcaacattttattggctgttttctgtatcagtcttgcattttcaatgctttgaagtgtttttatttaatttaacattcatttgctcctgaaatatccacgggagtaattgaaacttaaaaaatgtgctgcatcgattctggaacttgccgcattgaattgaattgtccatgccccacattgcattgcattgccgaatcgatcattgttgtaATAATTATGTTACAAAGAATCAGACACGTTCAATAAAAGACATTACAGACATTTAGGGAGCAGAAATACGCCTTTCTCCGACCATATGACTGCATAGTTATATTGTTGTATTTGATCTGGGTATTCTTAGTAAACTGACCAGCAGTCAGTAGAACGTTAGTCCAAAGCCTCATAGAGATACGCTAGTGTAGATTTTAGGAATATAGAAATGGCAGCCAGCACAGGAAATGAAAAACTCCTTTGGGAATGTTCTACTgacaaactctgctagttgacatCTGTTACATAAAGGAATACAGGAACTTGTGGACGATAGATACAtactacacatatactgtatatcagtaattctcaaagtgtggtccactagtggtccgcgacagagctcaggtggtccgtgaggggatttttttttttctaagacaagctagcagtatgctatatttgtaacattattacaaagctaaacatagctgaagtctcattttcaccacaataagacaggcttgtaaatgtgaataaaagaaTGTGACCTGCACCAAAATtagacgtgtcaaattagcacccatcaactgtcaattcagttgacaggtccCTGAACATGTTTGGGGGGacgaagtggtcctcggtctgaaaaagtttgagaaacactgtgtagaTCATAAACATGTAAAAATGTACATGAAACTATAATGTCTTCAGTGGAATATGAAACACATGGCAGGTCTGACTCGGCTGTAGGTGGGAACTCactgatgacctttgacctctgcttAGGTACTGAGGGCTAATATATGCAGATGGTGAAGGGAGCTGTTAGCTGGCGTGGGTGGCTGGCATTATAGATCAAACTGACTCACTCTGTTTGTCTTTTTCACCATAAATGCTGTTAACGTCCTCGCCATTCACTCTACCCACAAACCTTTTTTGTTTCGCTATTATGATTTGAAAAACAATAGAACCATTTCAACGTCATCAGAATTTGGAACGAGGGTCAGaaatcacaatgtgtgtgtgtgtgtgtgtgtgtgtgtgtgtgcgcgtgcgcgcgtgcgtgcgtgcgtgcgtgcgtgcgtgcgtgcgtgcgtgcgtgcgtgcgtgcgtgcgtgcgtgtgtgtgtgtgtgtgtgtgtgcgtgtgcctgcctgcctgcctgcatgcgtgtgtgtgtttatgtgagaggACAAACCTGTAATATTCGGAGCCATTTTTACATTTTGCAcaatatatttacattaaatatatAAAATGTTAAGGCCTGAAGTATAGTACATATGTTTTAACATGTTAGcagtttgtttttaaaacaatTTGAATATTTTTTGTACAACTAATTCACACTTAGATGCAGCATCCTGTCATCCTTCATCACATGGATTAGGACTTCAGTAGATGcagctcagtggtgtagtctactttttatggtgggtatactgtatatttgagatttttttgaagtgggtatactgtatatatttgtgccattcaaaacaatgaatcaatcaattttaagtgggtatactgaaatccctgaaatttagaagtgggtatactccgtatacccgcgttctacgtagactacaccactgatgcagCTTTTCCCCAAAACACACTCTGGGCAAACcacagtggtgtggatcggcactgccctctagtggtgtggatcggcactgccctcacgatccgattcgatcacgattcggcaggtagcgatttgattcgattcgattctatgcgatccgatccgatctgatccgattcaattctacaatgcattgcaatgctttacatttgtactgaaagcaaagcaaatgtttaatcaggtAGTCAGATGCTGAGCAAcactttattggctgttttctatatcagtctgtatcagtctgtatcagtcttgcaatgtttagaagtgcttttatttaatttaacattaatttgctcctgaaatatacatggaagtaacTGAAACTTAAAAAAGtttccggatcgattctggaacttgccggatcgattctggatcgtccatg from the Engraulis encrasicolus isolate BLACKSEA-1 chromosome 14, IST_EnEncr_1.0, whole genome shotgun sequence genome contains:
- the LOC134462933 gene encoding TBC1 domain family member 10B gives rise to the protein MATLGGRAAPREDAQPVTGDEPGEMSDECVTRRAQTKGHGSGGRDRAQWAQRDRDRSLELDRDRGSPSLSLSPSLPLTPSLTPSLSLTPSLSPSPSPSARSSELGPAPEALIQPRKLVNPIKGSRSHQALHRELLLSSHRRPEEKPELQRVLEQRRRKLQSRQRHEETRSRATSSPLQQELLKRQQRLDMLERELEKQRDQLTNEPEFIRVKDSLRRTTSLV